GATGAGGGCACCGAGCATCACCGACACCGCGCCCTGGGCGAAGTCCCAACCCCAGCCCGGGTGGCGATCCATGCTCGCGGTGATGACGCGGAAGAAGCCGCTGGCGAAGAAATACGCGGCGAGCAGCAACGTGAGCGACACCAGCCCCGCGTCCGGCTGGGTGAGGAGGAACCCCCCCACGAGGAACGACAGCAGGCCCCCGAGGACGAACAAGAGGAAGGGACCGGTGTCGCGGTTGCGCAGGCCGTGGACGATCTCCAACACCCCCGCCACCATCAGCACCGCGCCATAGAAGAAGACGGACAGCAGGCTGGTGAGGGTGACACTGCCCAGCGCCAGCATGCCGAGCAGGATGACGAGCATCCCCATCACGAAGGGGCCCGTCCACAACGCGCTCGGACTCCAGGGGTGGCGGCGGGGAGACGTCTCGGGGGAGGAGTCGGGGGTGGCCATGGGGGGCGCTCTCCGGAAGGCAGGTGGGGCTGTGCCTCGAACCTGGGAGTCGGTCCACAGGCCGACAAGGGACACCCGAGGGCACCCAGGAGGCGGATGGCTCCTCGGCCCGGATGACGAGCGGGCATGTGCCGCCGGGAAGAGAGCGCGGGGCCTCGGAAGACGCGGCTCCCGAGGCCCCCGTTCCCCTTCAGGTCACGCCTGCGCCGCCAGCACGGAGTCCTGGAGCGCATCGGGGACGGGCTCGTAGGCGGACAGGCGCAGGCTGGCCGAGGCGCGACCCTGCGTGCGGCCCCGGAGGCTCGTCACATAGCCGAAGAGGTTCGCCATGGGCACCCGCGCGGAGACGCTCCGCGTGGTCCCATGGCCCTCCATCCCCACCACCCGTCCGCGCCGGGAGGACACGTCCCCGAGCACGTCACCGAGGAACTCCTCGGGCGTGGTGACCTCCACGTCCATCACGGGCTCGAGCAACTGCACGCCCGCGTGGCGCGCGGCCTCCTGGAAGGCGAGCGAGCCGGCCATCATGAAGGCCTGCGGGGTGGAGTCACGCACGTGCGTGCTCCCATCGAGCAGCCGCACCTCCACGTCCACCACCGGGTGGCCCGAGAGCACCCCGCGCCGCATGGCCCCCTCCACTCCCTTCTCGATGGCGGGGATGAACTCCCTGGGGATGACGCCACCGTGCGTGTCGTCCACGAAGACGAGCCCCGCGCCGCGAGGCGCCGGACCGACCTCGAGCACCACATGGGCGTACTGGCCGGGGCCACCGCTCTGCCGGACATGACGGTACTCCTGACGCACACGGCGGCGCAGCGTCTCGCGCCAGGCCACCTTGGGTTGTCCCACTCGGGCTTCCACGCCGTACTCGGTTCTCAGCCGGTCCACGATGATCTCCAGGTGCAGCTCTCCCATGCCGGAGAGCAGTTGCTGTCCGGACTCGGCATCCACGCCCACGTGCAACGAGGGATCCTCCGCCGCGAGCCGGGCGAGCCCCTCCTCCATGCGCTGCTGGTCCGCGCGCGAGGCGGCCTCCACGGCGAGCTGGATGACGGGCTCGGGGACGTGGAGCGACTCGAGGAGCACGGGGGACTCGGGGGAGCAGAGCGTGTCGCCGGTGCGCACGCCCTTGAGGTTGAGCGCGGCGCAGATGTCGCCCGCGTGCACCTCGTCCACCTCCTCGCGCTTGTTGGCATGCATGAACATGAGACGTCCCACGCGCTCGCGGCGCTGTTGACGGGTGTTGAGCACGGCCATGCCCGTGCGCAGCGTGCCCGAGTAGACGCGCAGGAACACGATGGTCCCCACGGCCTTGTCGTGCATGAGCTTGAAGACGAGCGCACTCACGGGCTCGTCCTCGGCGGACGCACGCAGGTCCGACGGCGCGGGCAGGTAGTTGACGATGGCGTCCAGCAACATGCGCACTCCCTTGTTCTTGAAGGCCGCCCCACCCAGCACGGGCACGAGCCTCCTCTGGAGCGTCCCCGAGCGCAGCGCGCGCTCCAGCTCCTCCTCGGTGATGTCGTCCCAACGCCCGTCCACGTACTTCTCCAGCAGCGTGCCGTCCTCCTCGGCGCACGCCTCGATGAGCCGCAGGCGCAGGGCCTCGGCCCACTCGCGCGAGGAAGCGGGGATGTCCTGTCCCTCGCGGGTCTCGCCGCCCTCCTCGTCGAAGAAGAAGGCGCGCATGCGGACCAGGTCGATGAGGCCGCGGAAGTCCGCGCCCTCGCCGATGGGCAGTTGCACCGGCACGGGCCGGGCCCCCAGCCGCTGACGGATGGAGTCCACGCACATGTCGAAGTCCGCGCCCACCTTGTCCATCTTGTTGATGAACGCGATGCGCGGCACGCCGTGGCGATCCGCCTGACGCCAGACCGTCTCGGACTGGGGCTCCACGCCCTGGCTGGCGTCGAACACGGCCACGGCCCCATCGAGCACGCGCAGCGAACGCTCCACCTCGATGGTGAAGTCCACGTGCCCCGGCGTGTCGATGATGTTGAGCCGATGGGCCTGGCCCGAGAAGGGCCCGCGCACGGGCGTCCAGGAGGCGGTGGTGGCCGCCGAGGTGATGGTGATGCCGCGCTGCTTCTCCTGCACCATCCAGTCCATCTCGGTGGAGCCGGTGTGCACCTCGCCCATGGCGTGGATGCGGCCGGTGAAGAAGAGGATGCGCTCGGTGAGCGTGGTCTTGCCCGCGTCGATGTGGGCCATGATGCCGATGTTGCGATAGCGCTCGATTCGGGTGTTGCGAGACATAAAGGTTTCCCGTTCCCGGCGGAGGAAGCCTCCGCGGGTTGAAGACAGACACTGGTTGGAAATGGAGGGAGCAGCGGACCCGGCGAGTGGACGCACGCATGCCCGGAGCGACCCCTCGGGGCGGCTCAGGACGACGTGCGGACACACGAGGGCCCGGCGGGATCAGGGGCGGAACTCAGACTCCAGGGCTCGCGGGAACCAGCCACCCGCACACCCGGAGCACCGAGTCCGCCTGATCAAATGTCGAGCAGCACCTTGTTGCGGGGGGCCAGACGCACGTCCACCGTCGGCGCGGAGACGCGCTCGGACGACACACCCAGGATGGTGGAGACGGGCTTCATGACCAGGACATATTGCAACAGCATCCCCGTTTGTCAATCCCGCGCGTGTCTGGAGTAGAAGTCCGGTGCGTGCCGGCCATCCGCCGCACGCACCGGAGTCTTCGCCCATGCACAAAGCCCTCGCCCTGCCCGCCCTCTGCCTCGCGCTCGCGAGCCCGGCCCACGCGCAGGAAGTCACCTACGAATACACCGACATGGAGACCTGTCCCCGCGTGGTCGAGAAGGTCGAGCTCAAGCCCGGGGAGGACGAGGCTCCAGAAGGAGATGATCCGCCCATCGAATGCAGGGGCCCTGGCGGCGAGTACTCGCTGGTGGAGTCCTACAACCTCTTTGACTACTTCCGGGACATCCGCATGAAGGGAGACCCCAACTTCTCCGTCTCCCTGCGTCCGTCGAAAGCGACGTGCCCGGCGGCCCGCTTCGGCCCCAAGCTGGAGTGGCGCATGAAAGGAGGAAAGCCCTTCGCGGTGATTCAGCGCGTGACGTGCTACGCGGTCGATGAGCGTGATGGCGTATCCAAGCACGGCAAGAAGCTGGGCGAGTACCTCGTGGTGAAGGGCCTCAAGGGTTACACGTCGATTGACGGCGAGGTGCCCACGAAGACGAAGGACGCGAACGACAAGGCCCGCGCCATCGCCGACGCGGGGCGCCAGAAACACTGAAGCTCCACGCGGGAGACGCGAGCACGTCCGCCTCGCTCGGTCTCCAGCTCGACGCCCCATGGGATGGATGCAAAGCCCCCTCTTTCTTCAATGACCAAAAGCACGAAAAATATCCGCGAGGGTGGTTGATGCAGTGAGATCACGAGATCCTGTCATGCTCTCGTCACAGAAGGTGGCGGGTTCGCCAGGGGGCAGAAGCTCACGGCACCACAGCGTGAAGTCGGCACAATCCTGAAGGTCTCCGATGAATGCGATGGAGCATCCCTCGCGATTGAGCGAGCCCGTGACTTCCCCATGAAGCATGGGGACACTGAACTCCAACACATGACTGCTCGCGGGATTTCGCACCTCCTTGAGGGTAGCCACTGGCCAGCGCGACCTCATCGACAGGGTAAATGCCGAGGCTGTGATGACCGCCTGCCGTTCGGTGATGACGAAGTAGTTCATGGAGATGTCCCCCGGGCGCGAATGACCTACTGCCGTCCTGATTGACGATCCCATGAGTACAGCAGCGCGAGCAGATCCGACGTGCACGCACCGGACACGCGCTCGAACGCAGGTGGAGGGAGCTCGGCGAGACGTTCGCGCTGGAAAGCAGGATCGGCTACCACATCCCGATGCTTCAGGTTGCGTGCGAAGGAGAGTGCATGGGGCATTTGCCGCAAGATGGCCTCGATGCAGTCATCCCGGGTCGCCCGTGCCATGCGCTCCGCCGCTGTCGCCAGGCGCTCGCGCACGGAGGTTTCTCCTCCTGGGCACCATGCATCCATGGCCCAGTCACAAGCCGCCCCCATCAGGTCCTCCAAGGTGAGCGGAGCACCAAGAGTCTTGAAGAGGTAGCGCGCCCCCTGGAGTGGCTCCCAGAAACGCAGCACCGCCAGGAGGCGCAATGCCGTGCGCTCAGCACTCACCGGGACCATGGCCGAAGTGGCGAAGTACAGCGCGCCCCAGGAGGTGTCGAGGAAGCGCGCCTCGTACGCATCTCTGGCGGGAAATGGGTTCTGCCCCTCCAGTGCTTCGGACAAACCGCTCATGACATGGGAAACCATGTGCAGCCGCCAGGCTGAGCGCTCGTGCTGTAGATCCGCTCCCTCGTGCGTCAGCACCACATCGCCGAGTGGGACCTCCAACATCCGAAGAGGAACAGGAAAAGAGCCGTCCTTCCCGTACAGCTCGCCACACCGAAGGCCCTCTTTCCGCGTCTTCTGCTGCACCGATGAGAAGGTGCCCTGCAGGAAGAACGGCAGTTGTAGTGAAGCATGCGGTCCGGGCGTCATGACGCGCGTCCTATCAAACCGGGTCATCAGCGAGAAAGAGGCATGCTCGCGGCGGCGGGCACTCGCGATGGGGTCGCAGCAGGTGTCGGTCGCGCTGGAAAAGGGACGATCTGTCCACCGCCCTGGTGCGGGGGCTGTTGAGTCCCTGGGCCCGAACTCATCCGGCCCAGAATCGCACTCGAGAAGAACCCCGTCGCGGCAGTGCCGACGACCTCAATGACGATGCCGACCACACCGCTCAAGGTAGCGAGCCTTTCGCGCCGGCTGACCAGTCCTTCCACGGCCTGTCCAACCCACCCACCGTACTGCCTCATCTCCTGTTCGGTGAGCACCACCCACTGCCCAGCATCATATGCCGCGACTTCGGACTCGAAGCGCTGCTGGCTACGAGTCCATCGGTACTGGACCACCCCTGGCTCGTTGGTCCGCCACTCCAGGCGCCAGATGTATTGCCCTCGCTCGAAACGTATCAGGACCTCGCCTTGGAACTCCGTTCCCCCCAAGAAGCTCGCTTCTGGAGAAACGGCCCGGTTCAGCACGGCCAGATAGATTTGCACTTCCTGTCGGCCTTCCAGGAGACCCTGCTCATTCCAGGGCTTGATCTCGAAGACATACAAAGCAGTGACATCGGTGATGTCCGGGCGGAGCTTGCGCTCATTCGGGAGCAGCCGGTACTTGTCCCCAAGCCTCGCTTCATCGAGGATGGCATCGATTGTCTTTGTATTATAGAATGCGCGATTCTGCGGGTAATGTACCCCGTACATATATGCAATCAGCCTGTGCGCGGCGTTGCCGAGGAAGAACTCCCAAGGCATTTCTGAGTTCGGATTGCGTCCAGGGACGTTGTAGCCCGCTGGCGGCGGACGGGAAGATTCGCCACCTGCCTCCGAGCCTTCGCTCATAGCCAGCAGAAGTCGCGGCGACGCAGCGGGTATCGATGAAGGAATGAAGTGTTCCCCCTCCACGATTCGGGCAGGAAGAAACTGAGTGCCAGAGGTCGTGGCACAGCCGACAAGCATCCACGCGAGAAGGAGGACCACCCAACAACACGCGGCCCGAAGCCTGATCAGACTCCTGATGCAGACACCCACGAACACCTCCCACTCCTCCGCCGGACAGGCGTGAAGGCAGGAAGCAGTAGAATCAGAGAGCCCATAGGGCACGCCAGAGGATTCCCAGGAAGCAACCGGCTCCCGGCCCGGGTGACGAACGGGTTCCTGCGGAGTTCCTCTGCGCTCACGGCCGGGCCGGTTTGACGCGGGGCGTGCCCTCCTCGTGTCCCTCGCGGCTGCGCGGGTGCTCGTCGCGCGAGTCCCGGACCACGCTCACTCCCCCCGAGTCCCGCAGCACCGTACGCCACGAGCCCTGGGGCGCCAGCACGTCCGCTTCGCTCGGCCCCCAGGTGCCCGGCTCGTACTCGTACACCCGGCTGCCATCGTCGAGAATGGGGTCCACCACCCGCCACGCCTCCTCCACGCTCTCCTGGCGCGCGAAGAGCGACACGTCCCCCCGCATCGCGTCCCCCAGCAGCCGCTCGTAGGGCTTCACCACCACCTCGGGCAGCTCCCTCGCCACCAGGTCCACGTCCTCGCCCTCCATCGTGCTGCCCGGCTTCTTCGCCCTCGCCCCGAGCGAGATGCGCACGTCGGGGCCCAGCCGGAAGCGCACGAAGTTGGGCGACGCCTGCGTCGGCTCCTCGAAGATCGGCCGCGGCGGGTGGTTGAGCTCGACGAAGACCTCGGTCGCGTCGGTGGGCAGGCACTTGCCGGCGCGGATGAAGAAGGGCACGTCCGCCCATCTCCACGAGTCGATGAACAGCCGCACCGCGGCGAACGTCTCCACATTGGACGTGGGTGACACCCCGGGCACCTGCCGGTAGCCGCGGAACTGGCCCCGCACCACGCTGTCCGGCGTGAGCGAGCGCATCGCCTTGAAGACCCGCGCCTTCTCGTCGCGCAGCGCCTCCGCGGACGAGCAGAAGGGCGCGTCCATGGCGAGCAGCGCGACGATCTGCAGCAGGTGGTTCTGCAACACGTCCCGGATGGCGCCCACCTCGTCGTAGAAAGCCCCACGGCCCTTGATGCCGAAGCTCTCCGCGAGCGTCACCTGCACGCTGCGCACGTGCTGCCGGTTCCAGATGGGCTCCAGGAAGACGTTGGCGAAGCGGAAGAACAGCAGGTTCTGCACCGGCTCCTTCCCGAGGAAATGGTCGATCCGGAAGATGGAGGACTCGGGCAGGTAGCGCAGCAGCGTCGCGTTGAGCTCGCGCGCCGAGGCCAGATCGCGCCCGAAGGGCTTCTCCACCACCACGCGTGCCTCCTGGAGGCAGCTCGACTTCGACAGCCCCTCCACCACCGTGCCGAACATGCTCGGGGGGATGGCCAGGTAGTGCAGCGGACGCTGGGCCTTGCCGAGCGCCTCGCGCACCAGGGCGAAGGTCTTGGGGTCTCGATAATCCCCATCCACGTAGCGCAGGAGCTGGCACAGGCGCTCGAGCGAGGCCGGATCGTCCTGGCCATGCGCCTGGATGCTCTCTCGGGCACGCTGCCGCAGCCGCTCCAGGTTCCAGTCCGCCTTGGCCACGCCGATGATGGGCACGGACAGGTTCTCGCGCGCCACCAGCGCCTGGAGCGCGGGGAAGATCTGCTTGAAGGCGAGGTCTCCGGTGGCGCCGAAGAACACGAGGGCATCGGACAAGGGCTGAGCGGCCATGACTCACCCGCCTCCTTTCTTCTCCAGGTGGCCACCGAAGGCGAAGCGCATGGCGGACTGGACCTTGTTGGCGAAGTCCGCCTCCCCCTGGCTGGTGAAGCGCGAATAGAGGGCACTGGCGAGCACCGGCGTGGGCACGCCCTCGTCGATGGCGGCCTGCTGCGTCCACCGCCCCTCTCCCGAGTCGGACACGCGGCCGGAGAAGTCACTCAGCTCGGGATTCTTGCCCAGCGCCTGGGCCGTCAGGTCGAGCAGCCACGAGCCGATGACGCTGCCGCGCCGCCACACCTCGACCACGTCGGGCAGGTGGAAGTCGTACAGATAGGCGCCGGGCTCGCGCAGCGGGGCGGTCTCCGCGTCGGCCTTGGGGGGATGGCGGCCCACGTTGGCGTGGTGGAGCACGGCGAGCCCCTCGGCGTAGGCGGCCATGAGGCCGTACTCGATGCCGTTGTGCACCATCTTCACGAAGTGGCCCGCCCCATTGGGACCACAGTGCAGCCAGCCCTGCTCCGCGGAGGACGGGGGGCCCTCGCGGCCCGGCGTGCGGGGCGCGGAGGCGACTCCCGGGGCCAGCGCGGAGAAGACGGACTGCAACCGGTGCACGGGGCCCGGCTCGCCACCAATCATCAGGCAGTACCCCCGCTCCTGGCCCCACACCCCGCCGCTCACGCCCACGTCCACGTAGTGCAGGTCCCTCGCTCGCAGCTCCGCCGCCCGGCGCAGGTCATCCCGGTAATGGGAATTGCCACCCTCGATGATCGTGTCTCCCGGCTCGAGCAGGGCCGCCAGGTCGCGCAGCGTGCTGTCCACCACGCCCGCGGGCAGCATCAGCCACACCGAGCGCGGCGCGGGAAGCTGGCGCACCAGTTCCTTCAGGGAGGAGGCCCCCACGGCGCCGTCGCGCTGGAGCCATTCCACGCTCTCGCGGCGCACGTCGTGCACGACGCAGCGGTGTCCCGCCCCGAGCAGCCGACGCACCATCGAGGAGCCCATCCGGCCCAGCCCGATCATTCCCAATTCCATCGCAGTCCTCCCCGCTTCCAGGCCGCCCGGACGCTCACCGTCTGACGGGTGCTGTCCTTCACACTGCACACGCGGCGGCCTCCTGGCAGGACGCTCATCGGACCCGGGTCCAGGCAGGCAGGCGATCCGCGCATCCGCGTTGCCAGGGGCCCGACGGCAACCAAGCTTGAAGCCAATGTCTTGGCTCATCGAGGACTACGCCCTCATCGGAGATACGCAGACAGCGGCGCTGGTGGGCCGGGACGGCTCCATCGACTGGCTGTGTCTGCCCCGTTTCGACTCGGGCGCGTGCTTCGCGGCCCTGCTGGGGCATCCCGAGCATGGCCGTTGGAAGCTCGCGCCCGCGGGCCGCCGGGTACCCCGGGTGCGGCGGCGCTACCGTCCGGACAGCCTCGTGCTGGAGACGGAGTTCACCACGCCGGAGGGGGTGGTGCGGGTGGTGGACCTCATGCCGCCGCGCGACCGCACTCCGGATGTCGTCCGCGTGGTGGAGGGCGTGCGGGGCCGGGTGCCCATGCACATGCAGCTCGTCATCCGCTTCGACTATGGCTCGGTGGTGCCCTGGGTGACGCGCGAGGCGGGCGAGTGGCGCGCGGTGGCGGGCCCGGACGCGCTCAGCCTCTACACGCCCGTGGCGGTGCACGGCCACCACCTCACCACCGTGGCGGACTTCACCGTCTCCGAGGGTCAGCGCATCCCCTTCGTCCTGCGCTGGCACCCCTCGCACGAGCCCGCGCCCACGCCCCTGGATGGCCTGGAGGCGCTCGCGGACACCGAGGACTGGTGGAGGGAATGGTTCAGCCACTGCACCTACCAGGGAGCCTGGAGCGAGGCGGTGCGCACGTCGCTGATGACGCTCAAGGCGCTCACCTACGCGCCCACGGGGGGAATCGTCGCGGCGGCCACCACGTCGCTGCCCGAGCGGCTCGGCGGTCAGCGCAACTGGGACTACCGCTTCTGCTGGCTGCGCGACGCCACCTTCACCCTGTATGCGCTGTCGCTCGGGGGCTTCCGGGAGGAGGCCGAGGCGTGGCGCTCCTGGCTCATGCGCTCGGTGGCGGGCGATGCGTCCAAGCTGCAGATCATGTACGGCGTGGGCGGTGAGCGGCGGCTCCCGGAACTGAACCTGGGCTGGCTGCCGGGCTATGGGCACTCGCGGCCGGTGCGCGTGGGCAACGCCGCGGTCAGTCAGCTCCAGTTGGATGTCTATGGCGAGGTGATGGACGCGATCCACCAGGCGCACCGCATGGAGCTGAGAGATGACCCGCGCTCCTGGGACGTGGCGCTCGTGCTCATGGACTTCCTCGAGTCTGGCTGGAAGCAGCCCGACTCGGGCCTGTGGGAGGTGCGCGGGCCTCCCCAGCACTTCACCTACTCGAAGGTGATGGCGTGGGTGGCGTTCGATCGCGCGGTGAAGACGGTGGAGCGCTACGGCATGGAGGGGCCGGTGGAGCACTGGCGCGAGGTGCGCGACGCCATCCACCGCGAGGTGTGCCAGCGCGCCTACGACCCGAAGCGGCGCACCTTCACGCAGGCCTACGGCTCGGACAACCTGGACGCGAGCCTGCTGCTGCTGCCCCTGGTGGGCTTCGTGTCACCGAGGGATCCGCGCATGGTGGGCACCGTGCGGGCCATCGAGCAGGAGCTCATGTACCGGGGGCTCGTGCGGCGCTACCACACCCACGAGACGGATGACGGACTGCCGCCGGGGGAAGGACTCTTCCTCGCCTGTTCCTTCTGGCTCGCGGACAACTACGTCCTGCAGGGCCGCAGGAGGGAGGCGGAGGCGCTCTTCGAGCGGTTGCTCGGGCTGCGCAACGACGTGGGGCTGCTGGCCGAGGAGTATGAGCCCTCGTTGCAGCGCCAGCTCGGCAACTACCCCCAGGCCTTCTCGCACGTGGGGCTCGTCAACACGGCGTTCAACCTCGAGAGCCACCGCATCGGCCCCGCGCTGCACCGGCGCGAGAATCACGTCGGGGAGCCGGAGGCCGAGGCCCCCGCCCCGTGAAGCCCCGGCTCAGAGCCGGAAGGGCACGGCGTGCACGGGGGGCCAGAGCACGCGGGGCTCGCCCTCCTCGGGGGCGGTGGCGAAGATGGCGCCCTCGAGCAGCTCCTCGCTCTCGAGCGCCTCGCGCAGGGTGCTCAGGGCGATGTCCACGTCCATGACGCGGAAGAAGATGTTCATGCGTCCGGGCTGGGACTCGGCGCCCTCGACCTCGCCGTTGCCCGTCCAGCCGAGCGTGTCGGAGATGACGGACTCGACGGTGTGGCGCTTCTCGAAGTCCTGGCCACTGCCCTTGCCGTGCAGGGCGTACTGGACGACGAGCGGCGTCATGGCATCGAGTTCGGGCTCGTCATAGCCCGCGTCCACGAGGGGCTCGGCCTGCTGGGCGATGACCATGTCCGGATCCTCGTCGGCGGGCAGGGGCAACACCTTCTCCTCGCCCGTCTGTCCGACGATGCCCCAGTGCACGGTGACCGACTCCTCATGCACCCAGGCTTCCCAGTAGCGCAGGGTGTCGCCTTCCTTCTTGTAGAGCCTCAGCACGGGCGCACTCTACACGCCCGGCGCATCAGAAGGCGCGGCCCTGTCCGCCATCGACGGGGAGGGTGGCGCCCGTCACCCAGCGTGCGCCCGCCGAGCACAGGAAGACGACCACGTCGGCCACCTCCTCGGGGGTGCCGAAGCGGCCCCAGGGCAGCTCCTCGCGAACCATCTTCTCCACCTTCTCCGGGTTGGCCTGACGGCGGCGATCCCAGCTCCCGCCGGGGAAGAGGATGGCGCCCGGGGCCACGCCGTTGACGCGGATGCGGTGGCGCGCCAGGTCCACGGCCATCTCCTTGGTGAGCGCGGTGACGGCCGCCTTGGCCGCGGTGTAGGGGGCGCTGGTGGCGTACTCGCGGCCGAAGATGGAGTTGATGTGCACGATGCAGCCGCCGCCCTGGGCCTTCATCCGGGCCACGGCGTGCTGGCTGCACCACACGGTCGCGAGCAGGTTGCTGTCCAGCACGTCCTTCCACTGTCCGGCCGTGGCCACGTCGAAGGAGCCCGCGCCCCCGCTGCCGCCCACGTTGTTCACCAGGATGTCGAGCGAGCCGAACGCCCGCACGGCCGCGTCCACCGCCGCCTGGGCCCCGTCGGGGGTGGCCACGTCCCCCGCGATGGAGGCCACCTCGGCGCCGGAGGCACGCAGCTCCGCCGCCACCGCCTCCAGCCCCGGGGCTCCTCGAGCGCTCAGACAGACACGGACGCCCTCTCGTGCCAGGGACAGGGCGATGGCCCGTCCGATTCCCCGACTGCTGCCCGTGACGAGCGCGCTCTTGCCCTTGAGTTCCAGCTCCATGGAGGCGCGTTCTACACCGGCACGGGCCCGGGGGATGCGCTTTCACTTCTTGCGCGTGGCCTCGAGGATCTTCACGGACGGGGTGAGCTGCTGACCCCGGGCGGGGGCCTGCTGGATGGCGCGCACCACGTCCATGCCCCGCACCACCCGGCCAAAGGCCCCGAACCCCTGCCCATCCGGGTTGCGCTTGCCACCGAAATCCAGCTCGGGCTGATCGCCAATGCAGATGAAGAAGTCGGACACCGCCGAGTCGGGCGTGTCCCGGGCCATGGAGACCGTGCCGTCCTTGTGCCGCAGGCCGGTGACGCTCGTGCGCTCCAGGGCGATGGGGGCGCGCAGCTCGGCCTTGCGGGATGGATCGGCGCCACCCTGGATGACCTCGATCTTCACCGGGTTGTTCGGCTGGTTGCCGGGCGTCACGGTGCGGTGGAACACCCCGCCCTTGAACAGCCCCGAGTCCACGTAGCCGAGGAAGTTGCGCACGGTGGTGGGAGCATGGGCCTCGTCGAGTTCCAGCTCGATCTCTCCCTTCTCCGTGCGCAGCACCACGTTCACCTTGCCCGCGGGCGCGGGAGGAGCCTTCTCCTTCTTCGGCGGATCGGCGAGGGAAGCGGAGGCGAGCAGCACCAGGACGGCACAGCACGAGGACACAATCGACTTCATCGGCATCTCCAGGTCACGAGGGAACCCGGAGGGCAGTGAAGCGCGGTGGCCCCTCGCGAGGGAAGGGCCGTGCTTCCGCTCAAGGCGCCTTGCCCGGCAGCGGCGCGACCACCGGCACCGGGGGAGCGTCACCGGGGGACGGCGAGTCCGGACCCGCGCCGCCGATGGCCCGCTGGGAGCCCTCGTCCTTGGGCTGCTTGAGGGGCACGCCCACGTATTGGACGTTGTCGTTGTTGTCGATGGCGAAGCGCACGAGCGCGCGCAGCACGCGGTTGCGCTTCACGTTGCCCACCACCTGCCGCAGGTCCTCGTACACGGTGGGGTCGGTGATGATGCCGCCCAGAGAGCCCTCGCCGCGAGCGACCATGGAGGTGATCTGCTTGATGTCGGCGGCGGCGCTGCCCAGGTCGGCGAGCATGCCGCCCGCGCTGCCGTACACGAGCTGGTGCACGGCGCCATCGGGGTTCTTCTTCGCGTCCTCGAGCAACCCGGCGAGCTGGCCCGCGGCGGAGCCCAGCTCCTTGAGGGCGTTGGCGCCGTCCTGGCCGTAGATGAGGGCGTGGGCGGTGCCGTTGCCATGCTCCACCTCGCCGAGCAGGGACTCGACGTGGGCCACGGCCTTGTCCATGCGCATGGCGGTCTGGGAGGCATTGGCCACGAGCGCGCGCACGTCGCGGCCGGTCTGCTCGTCATAGATGAGGGCGTGCAGGGTGCCGTTGCCCTTCTCGATCTCCTCGAGCATCAGGCGCAGGCTGCGCACGCCCGCGGCCACGTCCTGGGCCATCTTGGGGTCGGCGTACACGGTGACCGCCTTGCGCAGCTCGCCGCTCACGGCCACGGCGTCATCGAGCACCTTGCTCGCGCTGCGCATCATCGCGCTCACGTCCCCGCTGGTCTCGGAGGGAATCTCACCGCCCTCGGGCACCTCGGGCTGGTCCAGGGAGCCGAGCGAGATGTCCACGGCCTTGTCCCCGAGCACGCCGAGGCTCGACAGGCGGGCGACGGAGTCGGCGCGCACGCGCTGGGCGTACTCGGTGCTCAGGCGCAGGCGCACCTCCATGCGCTTCTCGCCGGGCTT
Above is a window of Cystobacter fuscus DNA encoding:
- a CDS encoding glycoside hydrolase family 15 protein, whose protein sequence is MSWLIEDYALIGDTQTAALVGRDGSIDWLCLPRFDSGACFAALLGHPEHGRWKLAPAGRRVPRVRRRYRPDSLVLETEFTTPEGVVRVVDLMPPRDRTPDVVRVVEGVRGRVPMHMQLVIRFDYGSVVPWVTREAGEWRAVAGPDALSLYTPVAVHGHHLTTVADFTVSEGQRIPFVLRWHPSHEPAPTPLDGLEALADTEDWWREWFSHCTYQGAWSEAVRTSLMTLKALTYAPTGGIVAAATTSLPERLGGQRNWDYRFCWLRDATFTLYALSLGGFREEAEAWRSWLMRSVAGDASKLQIMYGVGGERRLPELNLGWLPGYGHSRPVRVGNAAVSQLQLDVYGEVMDAIHQAHRMELRDDPRSWDVALVLMDFLESGWKQPDSGLWEVRGPPQHFTYSKVMAWVAFDRAVKTVERYGMEGPVEHWREVRDAIHREVCQRAYDPKRRTFTQAYGSDNLDASLLLLPLVGFVSPRDPRMVGTVRAIEQELMYRGLVRRYHTHETDDGLPPGEGLFLACSFWLADNYVLQGRRREAEALFERLLGLRNDVGLLAEEYEPSLQRQLGNYPQAFSHVGLVNTAFNLESHRIGPALHRRENHVGEPEAEAPAP
- a CDS encoding SDR family NAD(P)-dependent oxidoreductase, translating into MELELKGKSALVTGSSRGIGRAIALSLAREGVRVCLSARGAPGLEAVAAELRASGAEVASIAGDVATPDGAQAAVDAAVRAFGSLDILVNNVGGSGGAGSFDVATAGQWKDVLDSNLLATVWCSQHAVARMKAQGGGCIVHINSIFGREYATSAPYTAAKAAVTALTKEMAVDLARHRIRVNGVAPGAILFPGGSWDRRRQANPEKVEKMVREELPWGRFGTPEEVADVVVFLCSAGARWVTGATLPVDGGQGRAF
- a CDS encoding peptidylprolyl isomerase codes for the protein MKSIVSSCCAVLVLLASASLADPPKKEKAPPAPAGKVNVVLRTEKGEIELELDEAHAPTTVRNFLGYVDSGLFKGGVFHRTVTPGNQPNNPVKIEVIQGGADPSRKAELRAPIALERTSVTGLRHKDGTVSMARDTPDSAVSDFFICIGDQPELDFGGKRNPDGQGFGAFGRVVRGMDVVRAIQQAPARGQQLTPSVKILEATRKK
- a CDS encoding MlaD family protein; this encodes MSIFTQTSKDQRLALRVGAFVAMAFVLAGIVVFFIGQKTHLFEKQVSYRAYFASVEGLSSHSPVWLNGLEVGRVEAVGFPSKPGEKRMEVRLRLSTEYAQRVRADSVARLSSLGVLGDKAVDISLGSLDQPEVPEGGEIPSETSGDVSAMMRSASKVLDDAVAVSGELRKAVTVYADPKMAQDVAAGVRSLRLMLEEIEKGNGTLHALIYDEQTGRDVRALVANASQTAMRMDKAVAHVESLLGEVEHGNGTAHALIYGQDGANALKELGSAAGQLAGLLEDAKKNPDGAVHQLVYGSAGGMLADLGSAAADIKQITSMVARGEGSLGGIITDPTVYEDLRQVVGNVKRNRVLRALVRFAIDNNDNVQYVGVPLKQPKDEGSQRAIGGAGPDSPSPGDAPPVPVVAPLPGKAP